From Nitrospira sp., a single genomic window includes:
- a CDS encoding type II secretion system protein N: MNTQWLTPKRIVVAVYLCLCGSVVAHSANALVSNSLYLPPDRSPSSIPAPGASSDPDPADTPQQSIKVILQSGLFLLPPGASLESAGSALPPPPPPPPLDVARKVSLSGTVRGAQRGMMAILEDLASKKQSLYRLGEAVPNVGELAAIEKDRVLFREGTREEWLELGAVHTSHGVAPGTALPPPIPTPAIPQRRVLDRREIDAALSDTTRLLTQAQAVPYLTDGKLDGFRLYSVMPLGFFDKIGLQTNDVLQRINGVELRDPGMLLSLFQQLRNERTIRVDLVRNTQRQTLTYDIR, from the coding sequence ATGAACACACAGTGGCTCACTCCCAAGCGTATCGTCGTCGCCGTCTACCTCTGCCTGTGCGGCTCCGTGGTCGCCCACTCGGCGAACGCCCTGGTCTCCAACTCACTCTATCTGCCGCCGGATCGATCCCCTTCCTCCATCCCGGCGCCAGGCGCTTCCTCCGACCCTGATCCCGCAGACACACCTCAACAATCGATCAAGGTGATTCTTCAGAGCGGCCTCTTCCTTCTTCCTCCCGGCGCGAGCCTGGAGTCGGCCGGTAGCGCTCTGCCGCCCCCGCCCCCGCCCCCGCCGCTCGATGTGGCCAGAAAAGTCTCGCTGTCCGGAACCGTGCGGGGTGCGCAACGCGGTATGATGGCGATCCTCGAAGACCTGGCCTCCAAGAAACAGAGTCTGTACCGCCTGGGCGAGGCCGTTCCCAACGTGGGCGAGCTGGCGGCGATTGAAAAAGACCGGGTGCTGTTTCGAGAAGGGACTCGCGAAGAATGGCTGGAGCTGGGCGCTGTCCATACCAGTCATGGGGTTGCGCCAGGCACCGCCCTTCCACCGCCGATCCCGACGCCGGCGATCCCTCAGCGGCGCGTGCTCGATCGCCGCGAAATCGACGCCGCCCTGTCCGACACGACCCGCCTCCTGACGCAGGCGCAGGCGGTGCCCTATCTCACGGACGGAAAGCTGGACGGGTTCCGCCTCTACAGCGTGATGCCGCTGGGGTTCTTCGACAAGATCGGCCTGCAAACCAACGACGTGCTGCAACGCATCAACGGTGTGGAGCTGCGCGATCCCGGCATGCTGTTGTCGCTCTTTCAGCAACTGCGGAACGAGCGGACCATTCGCGTCGATCTCGTCCGCAATACTCAGCGACAGACGTTGACTTACGACATTCGCTAG
- a CDS encoding outer membrane beta-barrel protein: MTSASRTILCIGMMTLSGLFGLTPAPIGTAHAEWYVAGYGGISAPQSLKNVAMDTFGLTQDRNLFTGAFQTPPVGSVTQSFRTSDVHLKQSPIFGGKTGYFFSDEGLRWLGVELEAFSTQATIRQQTLSTTHDVTYLPNSPDLNPGTCILGSNCQIQRRINGTLALQEESLRLITLAFNVIARYPGEVFQPYVGVGVGGFYFKGGNQFNGRQVVPGLNLQAGVQILMAEEWGFFVEGKYNRATLTNFDPGFGLSAEYSAFNAVAGLAFHF, from the coding sequence ATGACCAGCGCTTCCCGCACCATTCTCTGTATCGGAATGATGACCCTCTCCGGTCTCTTCGGCCTTACGCCGGCACCGATCGGCACCGCGCACGCCGAGTGGTACGTGGCCGGATACGGCGGCATCAGCGCTCCCCAATCCTTGAAAAATGTCGCGATGGATACCTTCGGTCTCACCCAAGACCGCAACCTCTTCACAGGCGCATTTCAGACCCCTCCTGTCGGATCCGTAACGCAATCCTTTCGCACCTCGGATGTGCATTTGAAACAGTCTCCGATCTTCGGCGGGAAAACGGGGTATTTTTTCAGCGATGAAGGGCTCAGATGGCTCGGTGTCGAATTGGAAGCCTTTTCCACTCAAGCCACCATCAGACAACAGACGCTATCGACCACTCACGATGTTACGTACTTACCCAACAGCCCTGACCTCAATCCCGGCACTTGTATATTAGGCAGTAACTGTCAAATTCAGCGGCGCATCAACGGCACACTGGCGCTCCAGGAGGAGTCCCTGCGGCTGATTACCCTGGCCTTCAACGTGATCGCGCGTTATCCGGGAGAAGTCTTCCAACCCTATGTCGGGGTCGGTGTCGGTGGTTTTTATTTCAAAGGGGGCAACCAATTTAACGGACGCCAGGTCGTTCCCGGACTCAACCTCCAGGCCGGAGTGCAGATCTTGATGGCCGAGGAATGGGGATTTTTTGTGGAAGGGAAATATAATCGCGCGACTCTGACGAACTTCGATCCAGGCTTTGGCCTCAGTGCCGAATATAGCGCTTTCAACGCCGTCGCCGGACTGGCGTTTCACTTCTGA
- a CDS encoding CYTH and CHAD domain-containing protein, with protein sequence MMARSTTDPPVRARSRTLTSTIEREIKLCVEPDFRLPAVPGGVPLPRRLLTSVYYDTAAHDLAQARITLRHRTEGGKRSWQLKIPLGPDRQEVEVTDRHDEPPAMFRELLALHLGTGQLLPVATLRVWRTGLRVQRRGVPVAEIALDSVAVLTNGCVTQRFRELEIEQRGPDATALEELEPLLRRAGARDHDGRPKLFRALSLAVPAPDEPPTPDAPIAMHVRWALAQQVRWLLAHDPGTRLGTEPESLHQMRVAARRLRAMLRAARPVLLPDWAASLQGELSWLGQVLGPARDLDVQIAYFAEAAAGLDAWDRTLLARLVEQLRSQREQVHQGLLTELNSARYVELTRRVQQAAHDPAMVESPLTLLELASQEFKKLRRAVRQLGTSPKDAALHEVRIKTKRARYAAELALRSVGKPAARFIKRARAVQDLLGSYQDAVQAEVNLRAFLKDATTVRAGFVIGRLVERQRARRETVRKELAFLMQRLLKQGKTSWG encoded by the coding sequence ATGATGGCTCGCTCTACTACCGATCCTCCTGTTCGCGCTCGCTCTCGTACCCTGACCTCGACCATCGAGCGCGAGATCAAGCTCTGCGTCGAACCCGATTTCCGCCTGCCGGCGGTGCCAGGCGGAGTCCCGCTGCCCCGGCGGCTTCTGACCTCCGTCTACTACGACACCGCCGCGCACGATCTCGCACAGGCGCGCATCACCCTTCGTCACCGGACAGAGGGGGGCAAACGCAGCTGGCAGCTGAAGATTCCCCTGGGCCCAGACCGGCAGGAGGTGGAAGTCACCGATCGGCACGATGAGCCGCCGGCGATGTTTCGAGAACTGCTCGCGCTCCATCTGGGAACCGGCCAACTCCTCCCCGTCGCCACCCTGCGGGTCTGGCGGACGGGACTGCGTGTTCAGCGCCGCGGCGTGCCGGTGGCCGAGATCGCCCTCGACAGTGTGGCGGTTTTAACGAACGGCTGCGTCACCCAACGGTTTCGCGAATTGGAAATCGAGCAACGGGGCCCCGACGCTACGGCGCTGGAAGAACTCGAACCACTGCTCCGTCGCGCCGGCGCGCGCGATCATGACGGCCGCCCCAAACTCTTTCGCGCGCTCTCCCTGGCGGTCCCGGCCCCCGATGAGCCGCCGACGCCGGACGCCCCGATCGCAATGCATGTGCGGTGGGCCTTGGCACAACAGGTCCGCTGGCTCCTCGCCCACGATCCCGGTACCAGGCTCGGCACGGAGCCTGAGAGCTTGCATCAGATGCGCGTCGCAGCACGCCGGCTGCGCGCCATGCTGCGCGCGGCCCGGCCCGTGCTCTTGCCCGACTGGGCGGCCTCGCTTCAAGGCGAACTGTCCTGGCTCGGCCAGGTGCTTGGACCAGCGCGCGATCTGGACGTGCAGATCGCCTACTTTGCTGAAGCCGCCGCAGGGCTCGATGCCTGGGACCGAACATTGTTGGCGCGTCTGGTCGAGCAACTGCGCTCCCAGCGGGAACAGGTACACCAAGGGCTCCTCACCGAGCTCAATAGTGCGCGGTACGTTGAGCTCACCCGTCGGGTCCAACAGGCTGCCCACGATCCGGCCATGGTGGAATCTCCGCTCACCTTGCTTGAACTGGCGAGTCAGGAGTTTAAGAAGCTGCGGCGGGCCGTCCGGCAGCTGGGAACCTCGCCGAAAGATGCGGCGCTGCATGAGGTCCGCATCAAGACGAAGCGAGCGCGGTACGCCGCGGAGCTGGCTTTGAGGTCCGTCGGGAAACCCGCCGCGCGGTTTATCAAGCGGGCCAGGGCAGTCCAAGACTTGTTAGGCTCCTACCAGGATGCGGTCCAGGCTGAGGTGAACCTGCGCGCGTTTCTCAAAGACGCAACGACTGTCCGTGCAGGATTCGTCATCGGGCGCCTGGTCGAACGCCAGCGCGCACGGCGCGAGACCGTAAGAAAGGAACTGGCTTTCTTGATGCAACGCCTCCTCAAACAGGGGAAAACCAGCTGGGGATAA